The DNA window GGTCGTGGCGCTGGTCGGACATAACGGCGCCGGCAAGTCGACGCTGATCAAGATCCTGTCGGGCGCCTACAAGCGGGATGCGGGAGATATCTTCATCAAGGGCGAGAAGGCGCAGATCTCCAATCCGCGCGATGCCAAGAAATACGGCATCGAGACGATCTATCAGACCCTCGCACTGGCCGATAACGTGGATGCGGCGGCAAATCTCTTCCTCGGCCGCGAATTGATGACGTCCTGGGGCACGCTGGACGACGTTGCCATGGAAGCGGAAACCCGCAAGGTCATGGGGCGGCTCAATCCGCGCTTTCAGCGCTTCAAGGAGCCGGTAAGCCGGCTGTCGGGAGGGCAGCGCCAGTCCGTGGCCATCGCCCGCGCCATCCATTTCGATGCGCGCATTCTG is part of the Chelativorans sp. AA-79 genome and encodes:
- a CDS encoding ATP-binding cassette domain-containing protein: MADKAPLVEMKNISIAFGGIHAVEDVSVDLHEKEVVALVGHNGAGKSTLIKILSGAYKRDAGDIFIKGEKAQISNPRDAKKYGIETIYQTLALADNVDAAANLFLGRELMTSWGTLDDVAMEAETRKVMGRLNPRFQRFKEPVSRLSGGQRQSVAIARAIHFDARILIMDEPTAALGPQETAQVADLVRQLKAEGIGIFLISHDIHDVFSLADRVVVMKNGQVVGTANTSDVTEDEVLGMIILGKCPPGARAGPGALQVAAA